A window of the Verminephrobacter eiseniae EF01-2 genome harbors these coding sequences:
- a CDS encoding ABC transporter ATP-binding protein, with product MERNIPDSASDVVLKVVGVSKRFGGLQALSDVGITIRRSQIYGLIGPNGAGKTTFFNLITGLYSADSGSFELAGKAYEPSAVHEVAKAGIARTFQNIRLFAEMTALENVMVGRHIRTRSGLIGAVLRTRSFKDEEAAIARRAQELLDYVGIARLADYKARTLSYGDQRRLEIARALATDPQLIALDEPAAGMNATEKLQLRELIDRIRNDNRTILLIEHDVKLVMGLCDCVTVLDYGKQIAAGTPATVQKDEQVIAAYLGTGGH from the coding sequence ATGGAACGGAACATCCCGGATTCGGCCAGCGACGTGGTGCTCAAGGTCGTCGGCGTCTCCAAGCGCTTCGGCGGCCTGCAAGCCCTCTCCGATGTCGGCATCACCATACGACGCAGCCAGATCTATGGCCTGATCGGCCCCAACGGCGCCGGCAAAACCACCTTCTTCAACCTGATCACCGGTCTTTACAGCGCTGACAGCGGCAGCTTCGAGTTGGCCGGCAAAGCCTACGAGCCCAGCGCCGTGCACGAAGTGGCCAAGGCCGGCATTGCCCGCACCTTCCAGAACATCCGCCTGTTTGCCGAAATGACAGCGCTGGAGAACGTGATGGTCGGGCGCCATATCCGCACCCGATCGGGCCTGATCGGCGCGGTGCTGCGCACCCGCAGCTTCAAGGACGAAGAAGCCGCCATCGCCCGGCGCGCGCAGGAACTGCTCGACTACGTAGGCATCGCCAGGTTGGCCGACTACAAGGCGCGCACACTGAGCTACGGCGACCAGCGCCGGCTGGAGATCGCCCGCGCACTGGCCACCGACCCGCAGCTGATCGCGCTCGACGAGCCGGCCGCCGGCATGAACGCCACGGAAAAGCTGCAACTGCGCGAGTTGATCGACCGCATCCGCAACGACAACCGCACCATCTTGCTGATCGAGCATGACGTGAAACTGGTCATGGGCCTGTGCGACTGCGTGACGGTGCTCGACTATGGCAAGCAAATCGCCGCAGGCACACCGGCCACCGTGCAGAAAGACGAACAAGTGATCGCCGCCTACCTGGGCACCGGAGGACATTGA
- a CDS encoding ISAs1 family transposase: protein MVESSREVIGRHGTSSVERRYYISSLPAKPAALGKIVRAHWGIENSMHWVLDVAFGEDECRIRAGNAAHNLSILRRIALNLLKNEKTCKLGVAAKRLKAGWDVRYLAKLLRLPP from the coding sequence ATGGTCGAATCGAGCCGCGAAGTCATCGGCCGCCACGGTACCTCATCCGTGGAGCGGCGCTACTACATCAGCAGCCTGCCGGCCAAGCCTGCGGCGCTGGGCAAAATCGTGCGTGCCCACTGGGGCATTGAAAACAGCATGCACTGGGTGCTGGATGTTGCCTTCGGCGAGGACGAGTGCAGAATTCGTGCCGGCAATGCGGCACACAACTTGTCTATCCTGCGCCGAATCGCCTTGAACCTTCTCAAAAACGAGAAAACCTGCAAGCTCGGTGTCGCTGCCAAGCGCCTCAAAGCAGGCTGGGATGTGCGATATCTCGCAAAGCTACTTAGGCTCCCTCCCTGA
- the ppa gene encoding inorganic diphosphatase — protein MSLNNVTPGKNAPETFNVVIEIPMNADPIKYEVDKESGAIFVDRFMTTAMHYPTNYGYVPQTLSGDGDPVDALVITPYPLFPGVVVPCRPIGLLMMEDEAGIDGKVLAVPTDKVLPMYTHWQKVQDVNPMRLKAISHFFEHYKDLEAGKWVKVLGWEGLDAARKEIADGIARFKHGKT, from the coding sequence ATGTCCCTCAACAACGTGACCCCCGGCAAGAACGCTCCCGAGACTTTCAACGTCGTCATCGAAATCCCGATGAACGCCGACCCGATCAAGTACGAAGTCGACAAGGAATCGGGCGCCATCTTTGTCGACCGCTTCATGACCACGGCCATGCACTACCCGACCAACTACGGCTATGTGCCGCAGACGCTGTCGGGCGACGGCGACCCGGTCGATGCGCTGGTGATCACCCCATACCCGCTGTTCCCCGGCGTGGTCGTGCCTTGCCGCCCGATCGGCCTGTTGATGATGGAAGACGAAGCCGGCATCGACGGCAAGGTGCTGGCCGTGCCCACCGACAAGGTGCTGCCCATGTACACCCACTGGCAAAAGGTGCAGGACGTGAACCCGATGCGGCTGAAGGCGATCAGCCATTTCTTCGAGCATTACAAGGATCTGGAAGCGGGCAAATGGGTCAAGGTGCTGGGCTGGGAAGGACTCGACGCCGCGCGCAAGGAAATCGCCGACGGCATCGCCCGATTCAAACACGGCAAGACCTGA
- the rpsU gene encoding 30S ribosomal protein S21 yields MTTIRVKENEPFDVALRRFKRTIEKLGLLTDLRAREFYEKPTAERKRKKAAAVKRHYKRVRSMQLPKKMY; encoded by the coding sequence ATGACTACGATCCGCGTAAAAGAAAACGAGCCCTTTGACGTTGCACTGCGCCGCTTCAAGCGCACCATTGAAAAGCTCGGCCTGCTGACCGACCTGCGCGCGCGCGAGTTCTACGAAAAACCCACCGCCGAGCGCAAGCGCAAAAAGGCGGCAGCGGTCAAGCGCCACTACAAGCGCGTTCGCAGCATGCAGCTACCCAAAAAGATGTACTGA
- a CDS encoding GatB/YqeY domain-containing protein has protein sequence MPLKEQITEDMKTAMRAKDSERLGCIRLLQAAIKQKEIDERITLDDAAVVAIIDKLIKQRKDSISAFAGAGRQDLADKEKAEMALLQAYLPERMSAEATRAAVQAIVAELGAAGPGDMGRVMGVVKTRLTGKADMGQVSTAVKEALAP, from the coding sequence ATGCCCCTCAAGGAGCAGATCACCGAAGACATGAAAACCGCGATGCGCGCCAAGGACAGCGAGCGCCTGGGCTGCATCCGGCTGCTGCAGGCAGCGATCAAGCAAAAGGAAATCGACGAACGCATCACCCTCGACGATGCCGCCGTGGTGGCCATCATCGACAAGCTCATCAAGCAGCGCAAGGACAGCATCAGCGCCTTCGCAGGCGCTGGCCGACAAGACCTGGCGGACAAGGAAAAAGCCGAAATGGCGCTGCTGCAAGCCTACCTGCCCGAGCGCATGTCGGCCGAGGCCACCCGGGCCGCCGTGCAAGCCATCGTGGCCGAACTCGGCGCCGCCGGCCCTGGCGACATGGGCCGGGTCATGGGCGTGGTCAAAACCCGTTTGACCGGCAAAGCCGACATGGGCCAAGTGTCCACCGCCGTGAAGGAAGCACTGGCGCCCTGA
- a CDS encoding iron-sulfur cluster assembly scaffold protein encodes MFNEIIVKNFSDPAFASELDEATASIEIGNPVCGDRIRVQLDVTDGLIKRARYQAWGCATSLATGNVFCACIDGKPLSVVLDTSNDDIETMLGELEPSQHHCLEMLRALFQWLKQIHAPAK; translated from the coding sequence ATGTTCAATGAGATTATCGTCAAAAATTTCTCTGATCCTGCGTTCGCATCGGAACTCGACGAGGCAACCGCATCCATAGAAATCGGCAACCCAGTTTGTGGCGACCGCATTCGAGTTCAACTTGATGTGACTGACGGTCTCATCAAACGAGCGCGCTATCAGGCTTGGGGGTGCGCTACTTCGCTGGCCACCGGTAATGTTTTCTGTGCCTGTATCGATGGCAAACCGCTCAGCGTGGTGTTGGACACGTCCAACGACGATATTGAGACGATGCTCGGCGAGTTGGAGCCTTCGCAACACCACTGCCTGGAAATGCTCAGGGCACTGTTTCAGTGGCTGAAGCAGATCCATGCTCCGGCGAAATAA
- a CDS encoding IS4/Tn5 family transposase DNA-binding protein, protein MTWAAEEFAGAQLGDARLNHRLIKLTERFADKPTAGFVARHEASSLFG, encoded by the coding sequence ATCACATGGGCCGCAGAAGAATTTGCAGGAGCGCAGTTGGGAGATGCACGCTTGAATCATCGCTTGATCAAACTCACGGAGCGATTTGCCGACAAACCCACTGCCGGTTTCGTAGCGCGACACGAGGCGTCCAGCCTATTTGGGTAG
- a CDS encoding cysteine desulfurase family protein: MSLQGYFDYNATTPMCQQAIDALNGALFDFGNPSSKYSLANISKQRLENARRQVARLVGCDSSELTFTSGGTEANNWAIKGTLTSRGSIGNAQPAHVIVSSIEHSSVLEIASYLERVFGFEVTRIKPNADGIVSAKAVEAVLRPNTQLVSIMLVNNEVGTIQPVGEISTLLRARGIHFHVDGVQAVGKIHVNAHELGVDTMSFAAHKFYGPKGVGGLYVRQGLTIEPLLHGGDQEGGLRGGTEAVALIVAMGAAAEAIYAVLPELVFRAANYRITFSRLLIEYVPGVSFHGPSDPEQQVPYTLSVCIDGIRAEALAAILDQMHGIQVSLGSACANNKTVSLSHVLVAMGVSERAIKATLRVSFGQYTEEQDLKRFVDAMAQGVRSLQRISKAVDHEQTTPA; the protein is encoded by the coding sequence ATGTCGTTGCAAGGCTATTTCGACTACAACGCCACAACACCGATGTGTCAGCAGGCGATCGATGCGCTGAACGGCGCATTATTCGATTTCGGCAATCCTTCTAGCAAATACTCGCTGGCGAATATCTCGAAACAGAGACTAGAGAATGCCCGCAGGCAGGTAGCTCGGCTGGTAGGGTGCGACTCGTCGGAACTCACGTTCACCTCAGGCGGAACCGAAGCGAACAACTGGGCGATAAAAGGCACATTGACGTCACGAGGCTCCATTGGCAACGCGCAGCCAGCGCATGTCATCGTGTCCAGTATCGAACACTCCTCTGTGCTTGAGATTGCATCATACTTGGAGCGCGTGTTCGGCTTCGAGGTGACCCGGATCAAACCAAATGCCGACGGCATCGTCTCAGCCAAAGCGGTCGAGGCTGTGCTGCGTCCGAATACCCAACTGGTTTCGATCATGCTGGTGAACAATGAGGTCGGAACCATACAGCCTGTAGGTGAGATTTCTACATTGCTCCGAGCGCGTGGTATCCACTTTCACGTTGATGGCGTGCAAGCTGTCGGAAAGATTCACGTCAACGCGCACGAGCTCGGCGTGGATACCATGTCGTTCGCAGCGCACAAATTCTACGGCCCCAAGGGGGTCGGTGGTCTTTACGTCAGGCAGGGCCTAACCATCGAGCCGCTATTACACGGCGGCGACCAGGAAGGCGGCCTGCGTGGAGGCACAGAGGCCGTTGCCCTAATCGTCGCGATGGGGGCAGCAGCTGAAGCGATCTATGCGGTGCTGCCGGAGCTCGTATTTCGGGCGGCCAACTACCGCATCACCTTCAGCCGTCTGCTGATCGAATACGTTCCGGGTGTGTCCTTCCATGGGCCGAGCGATCCCGAGCAGCAAGTGCCGTATACGCTTAGCGTTTGCATTGATGGTATTCGCGCTGAGGCCCTCGCTGCAATACTTGATCAGATGCATGGCATCCAGGTATCGCTCGGGTCGGCCTGTGCAAATAACAAGACGGTGTCGCTGTCCCATGTATTGGTAGCGATGGGCGTGAGCGAGCGCGCCATCAAAGCCACTTTGCGCGTGAGTTTCGGTCAGTATACCGAAGAACAGGATTTGAAACGCTTCGTGGACGCGATGGCGCAAGGCGTGCGTTCCCTTCAACGCATTAGCAAGGCCGTCGATCATGAACAGACAACTCCCGCTTGA
- a CDS encoding ABC transporter ATP-binding protein: MAEPSRQLLLQVKGLQVAYGGIQAVKGVDFEVRAGELVSLIGSNGAGKTSTMKAITGTLAPSAGHIEYLGADIQGQGAWDLVKKGLVMVPEGRGVFARMSITENLQMGAYTRKDQAGILADIEKMFGIFPRLRERKDQLAGTLSGGEQQMLAMARALMSQPKLLLLDEPSMGLSPLMVDKIFEVVRDVYALGVTILLVEQNASRALAIADRGYVMESGLINMTGPGQQLLSDPGVRAAYLGE; this comes from the coding sequence ATGGCCGAACCATCCCGGCAGCTACTGCTGCAGGTCAAGGGCCTGCAAGTGGCCTACGGCGGCATACAGGCCGTCAAAGGCGTGGACTTTGAAGTGCGCGCAGGCGAACTGGTCTCGCTGATCGGCTCCAACGGCGCCGGCAAGACCAGCACCATGAAAGCCATCACCGGCACCCTGGCGCCGAGCGCTGGCCACATCGAATACCTGGGCGCAGACATCCAGGGCCAGGGGGCCTGGGACCTGGTCAAAAAAGGCTTGGTGATGGTGCCCGAAGGGCGCGGGGTTTTTGCCCGCATGAGCATCACCGAAAACCTGCAAATGGGCGCCTATACCCGCAAGGACCAGGCCGGCATCCTGGCCGACATCGAAAAGATGTTCGGCATCTTCCCGCGCCTGCGCGAGCGCAAGGACCAACTGGCCGGCACCCTGTCGGGCGGCGAGCAGCAAATGCTGGCCATGGCGCGCGCGCTGATGAGCCAGCCCAAGCTGCTGCTGCTCGACGAGCCATCGATGGGCCTGTCGCCGCTGATGGTCGACAAAATCTTCGAGGTGGTGCGCGATGTGTATGCGCTGGGCGTGACCATCTTGCTGGTCGAACAAAACGCCAGCCGCGCCCTGGCCATTGCCGACCGTGGCTATGTGATGGAGTCCGGCCTGATCAACATGACCGGCCCCGGCCAGCAACTGCTCAGCGACCCGGGGGTGCGCGCAGCCTATCTGGGCGAGTGA
- a CDS encoding LuxE/PaaK family acyltransferase: MTSHAFVASIRQLGLDPLAAAVASVSELYRMPQDDLNGVKLALISDAFRHHYENNAYYREACDSKGVHPDQILTFEDLIKIPLVPIAKFKSASSHELLSKPLHAIEHEMRSTGTSGLPSISRRCSDTVDVAVVAIYAMYREFLGISKGAGLYVCPSTEEIPEMGMIKALNMLAGLLDTHRFMVKQERFVPEDALAQLKTWENQFTRHIIGPPFLIYRLLQFLKQTGQRIKLDRGSRVVTLGGWKRFTGQMISRREFNLMCEEYLGLEPNGVRDIYALVESNVMAIDDEHQIKHVSPYVHLTVRDMNDLSKEVPVGEKGVLGILDPLALATPGMILTEDIVSLVPGNSPSGRSGQRMEYIMRAPSSLEFGCCAVNLEKKMDEDSPDVCPVAN; this comes from the coding sequence ATGACTAGTCACGCCTTTGTTGCGTCGATTCGCCAGCTTGGACTTGATCCCCTGGCTGCGGCTGTCGCATCTGTTTCCGAGCTCTATCGGATGCCGCAGGATGATCTCAATGGTGTCAAGCTGGCGCTCATTTCCGACGCTTTTCGGCATCACTATGAGAATAATGCCTACTACCGTGAGGCATGCGACAGCAAAGGCGTGCATCCTGATCAGATTCTCACCTTTGAGGATCTGATCAAGATCCCACTTGTCCCGATTGCCAAGTTCAAGTCAGCCAGTAGCCACGAACTGCTATCCAAGCCGCTACACGCAATCGAGCATGAAATGCGTAGTACCGGAACCAGTGGGTTACCCAGTATTTCGCGTCGCTGTAGTGACACCGTCGATGTTGCCGTTGTTGCAATCTATGCGATGTACCGCGAATTCCTCGGCATTTCCAAAGGTGCGGGTCTGTATGTCTGCCCGTCCACGGAAGAGATCCCGGAAATGGGCATGATTAAGGCGCTTAACATGCTCGCAGGCCTGCTTGACACGCATCGCTTCATGGTCAAACAAGAGCGGTTCGTACCGGAGGATGCGCTTGCTCAACTCAAGACTTGGGAGAATCAGTTCACACGCCACATCATTGGCCCGCCGTTCCTCATTTATCGCCTGCTGCAGTTTCTCAAGCAAACGGGTCAGCGCATAAAGCTTGACCGTGGCAGCCGCGTCGTCACTTTAGGTGGATGGAAACGATTTACCGGTCAGATGATATCCCGCCGCGAGTTCAATCTCATGTGCGAGGAGTACCTTGGCCTTGAGCCCAATGGAGTACGCGATATTTATGCGCTCGTCGAATCGAACGTGATGGCGATAGACGACGAGCACCAAATCAAGCATGTCTCACCCTACGTGCATTTGACTGTTCGCGACATGAACGACCTCAGCAAGGAAGTACCCGTTGGCGAAAAAGGCGTGCTCGGCATACTGGACCCTCTTGCGTTAGCTACTCCGGGAATGATACTTACCGAAGACATAGTCTCACTGGTTCCTGGTAATAGCCCTTCAGGACGTAGCGGCCAGCGAATGGAATACATCATGCGCGCTCCGTCGTCATTGGAGTTTGGTTGTTGTGCCGTCAACCTTGAGAAAAAGATGGACGAGGACTCTCCCGATGTATGCCCGGTTGCGAACTGA
- a CDS encoding branched-chain amino acid ABC transporter permease, translating into MDILLQQIINGLVLGSMYALIALGYTMVYGIIQLINFAHGEVLMIGALTSWSCIGMMQAALPMAPGWVLLLLATISAATVAAALNFTIEKVAYRPLRNSPRLAPLITAIGMSILLQTLAMIIWKPNYKSYPTLLPSTPFEIGGAYITPTQILILGVTVLALASLMYLVNHTNLGRAMRATAENPRVAALMGVKPDMVISATFIIGAVLAAVAGIMHASNYGTVQHTMGFLPGLKAFTAAVFGGIGNLAGAVLGGILLGLIEAIGAGYIGTLTGGLLGSNYTDIFAFVVLIVILTLRPSGLLGERVADRA; encoded by the coding sequence ATGGACATCTTGCTGCAGCAGATCATCAACGGTCTAGTCCTTGGCAGCATGTACGCCTTGATAGCCCTGGGCTACACCATGGTGTACGGCATCATCCAACTGATCAATTTTGCCCACGGCGAGGTGCTGATGATCGGCGCCCTGACCAGTTGGAGCTGCATCGGCATGATGCAGGCGGCGCTGCCCATGGCACCGGGTTGGGTACTGTTGCTGCTGGCCACCATCAGCGCCGCCACGGTGGCGGCAGCGCTGAACTTCACGATCGAAAAAGTCGCCTACCGGCCCCTGCGCAACAGCCCGCGGCTGGCCCCGCTGATCACCGCCATCGGCATGTCGATCCTGTTGCAGACGCTGGCGATGATCATCTGGAAGCCCAACTACAAGTCCTATCCGACGCTGCTGCCCAGCACCCCGTTCGAGATTGGCGGCGCCTACATCACCCCGACGCAGATCCTGATCCTGGGCGTGACGGTGCTGGCGCTGGCCTCTTTGATGTACCTGGTGAACCACACCAACCTGGGCCGCGCCATGCGGGCCACGGCAGAAAACCCCCGCGTGGCCGCGCTGATGGGTGTCAAGCCCGACATGGTGATCTCGGCCACCTTCATCATCGGCGCCGTTCTGGCGGCCGTCGCCGGCATCATGCACGCCTCCAACTACGGCACGGTGCAGCACACCATGGGCTTTTTGCCGGGCCTGAAAGCCTTCACCGCAGCGGTGTTCGGCGGCATCGGCAATCTGGCCGGTGCAGTGCTCGGCGGCATCTTGCTGGGCCTGATCGAGGCCATCGGCGCGGGCTACATCGGCACCCTGACGGGCGGTCTGCTGGGCAGCAACTACACCGACATCTTTGCCTTCGTCGTGCTCATCGTCATCCTGACACTGCGTCCCTCGGGCCTGCTCGGTGAGCGTGTGGCCGATCGCGCCTGA
- a CDS encoding fatty acyl-AMP ligase — protein sequence MNRQLPLDSASTILECLEHYAQTRPEERAYTFLVNGDDQERVLTYGDLRSRAVAYGQHLRDCGLSHKAVLLLFPSGLDFIIAFFACAYAGAVSVPANLARNSHHYARLRQIILDSETRAVLTTRDLRNSIGEGLLGSGVDTSHVAVFCESDEPVVTCSVTLPTQEQLAFLQYTSGSTGEPKGVMITHAQLVANERAIQRSADLPEHLAGAGWLPQFHDMGLIGATLQPVALGGHYVFMSPLHFLQRPLRWLKMISHYRAVATAAPNFALELCAKAQPDDEIEALDLSTLSTIFCGAEPVNADAIERFELRFSRFGLRSDAIKPCYGLAEATLMVSGGVAPNNLRTLFVGRDALTVGRAEVQHDSAQPTQTVVCCGRPVLEHRIVIVDPSTGCILSNGQVGEVWFAGSSVASGYWRNPVATMETFKAMTSCGEGPFMRTGDLGFFHNEGLFITGRIKELIIFRGRNLYPHDIESTLIKTSAIFSEVQAAVFTANSDDGSNVVAYVELPRRTKAYPGLEFQSVAHTLRMAVAQVHDVHLRDIYFLSHGKIPRTSSGKIQRKRCADIYASREIDVCAHTLFTTRQHVGRQLESIDL from the coding sequence ATGAACAGACAACTCCCGCTTGATTCGGCCAGTACCATTCTGGAATGTCTGGAACACTACGCTCAGACACGTCCAGAAGAGCGCGCCTACACATTTCTCGTTAACGGGGACGACCAAGAACGCGTCCTGACCTACGGCGATCTTCGCAGTCGTGCCGTTGCATACGGACAGCATTTGCGAGATTGTGGACTGTCGCACAAAGCGGTGCTACTACTGTTCCCGTCGGGTCTGGACTTCATTATTGCGTTCTTCGCGTGCGCCTACGCCGGTGCCGTTAGCGTGCCTGCGAATCTGGCACGTAACAGCCACCACTATGCGCGGCTGCGGCAGATCATTCTGGACTCTGAGACTCGAGCGGTCCTTACGACACGAGATCTCCGGAATTCGATCGGCGAAGGATTGCTTGGTTCAGGTGTAGACACATCGCATGTCGCGGTGTTCTGCGAATCCGACGAACCGGTCGTTACCTGTTCTGTCACATTGCCCACACAGGAGCAGTTGGCGTTCCTGCAGTACACCTCGGGATCGACTGGTGAACCCAAAGGCGTAATGATTACCCATGCCCAACTGGTGGCCAATGAGAGGGCCATCCAGCGCTCGGCAGATCTGCCTGAGCACTTGGCTGGGGCGGGCTGGTTACCGCAGTTTCATGACATGGGATTGATTGGAGCCACGCTGCAGCCCGTCGCGCTCGGCGGACATTATGTCTTCATGTCGCCACTGCACTTCCTTCAGCGTCCGTTACGCTGGCTGAAGATGATTAGCCACTACCGTGCGGTGGCAACCGCAGCGCCAAATTTCGCGCTGGAGTTATGCGCGAAAGCGCAACCGGATGACGAGATAGAGGCACTGGATTTGTCCACACTATCGACGATCTTCTGCGGAGCAGAGCCTGTAAACGCGGATGCTATTGAACGATTTGAACTCCGGTTTTCACGCTTTGGCTTGCGAAGTGACGCAATCAAACCGTGCTATGGGCTCGCCGAGGCGACGTTGATGGTATCCGGGGGAGTGGCTCCAAATAACTTGCGCACACTGTTTGTGGGTCGTGATGCGTTGACAGTGGGGCGAGCCGAAGTGCAGCACGATTCGGCACAGCCGACACAGACGGTCGTGTGCTGTGGTCGGCCAGTACTGGAGCATCGCATCGTGATCGTCGACCCGTCCACTGGGTGCATCTTGAGCAATGGTCAAGTCGGGGAAGTCTGGTTTGCTGGGAGCAGTGTGGCGTCGGGCTATTGGCGGAATCCGGTGGCGACGATGGAAACGTTTAAAGCGATGACTTCGTGTGGCGAAGGCCCATTCATGCGTACAGGTGACCTCGGATTTTTCCACAACGAGGGACTGTTCATCACTGGGCGAATCAAGGAATTGATAATTTTTCGTGGACGCAATCTGTATCCCCATGATATCGAATCGACTCTGATCAAGACCTCCGCCATCTTCAGTGAAGTGCAGGCTGCAGTATTTACAGCGAACTCGGACGACGGATCAAACGTAGTGGCGTATGTTGAGCTACCTCGTCGCACCAAGGCTTACCCTGGACTGGAATTTCAGTCAGTAGCTCATACCTTGCGCATGGCGGTAGCTCAAGTTCACGATGTACATCTGCGAGACATTTATTTTCTATCGCACGGGAAAATCCCTCGCACATCCAGCGGGAAAATCCAGCGTAAGCGCTGCGCTGATATATATGCCTCGCGCGAAATCGACGTTTGCGCGCACACCCTATTTACGACTCGTCAGCATGTGGGTCGGCAACTCGAATCTATTGACTTATGA
- a CDS encoding ABC transporter permease subunit, with the protein MKNSKIHWIIGAIALLVLPLLLQSLGNAWVRIADLALLYVLLALGLNIVVGYAGLLDLGYVAFYAVGAYLFALMASPHLADNFAAFAALFPHGLHTSLWLVIPLAALLAAFFGVLLGAPTLKLRGDYLAIVTLGFGEIIRIFLNNLDHPVNLTNGPKGLGQIDSVKFLGLDLGKRLELFGWHINSVTLYYYLFLALVLLSIVICWRLQDSRIGRAWMAIREDEIAAKAMGINTRDMKLLAFGMGASFGGVSGAMFSAFQGFVSPESFSLMESIMIVAMVVLGGIGHIPGVILGAVLLSALPEVLRYVAGPLQAMTDGRLDSAILRQLLIALAMIVIMLLRPRGLWPAPEHGKSLTHKT; encoded by the coding sequence ATGAAGAACAGCAAAATCCACTGGATCATCGGCGCCATCGCGCTACTGGTACTGCCGCTGCTGCTGCAATCCTTGGGCAACGCCTGGGTGCGCATTGCCGACCTGGCCTTGCTGTACGTGCTGCTGGCGCTGGGCCTGAACATCGTGGTGGGCTACGCCGGCCTGCTCGACTTGGGCTATGTGGCGTTCTACGCCGTCGGCGCCTACCTGTTTGCGCTGATGGCCTCGCCGCACCTGGCGGACAACTTTGCCGCCTTTGCCGCGCTGTTCCCCCATGGCCTGCATACCTCGCTGTGGCTGGTGATACCGCTGGCGGCGCTGCTGGCGGCCTTCTTCGGGGTGCTGCTGGGCGCGCCCACGCTCAAGCTGCGCGGTGACTACCTGGCCATCGTGACGCTGGGCTTTGGCGAGATCATCCGCATCTTCCTGAACAACCTGGACCACCCGGTGAACCTGACCAACGGCCCCAAGGGGCTGGGGCAGATCGACTCGGTCAAGTTCCTCGGGCTCGATCTGGGCAAGCGGCTGGAACTGTTCGGTTGGCATATCAACTCCGTCACGCTGTACTACTACCTGTTCCTGGCGCTGGTGCTGCTGTCGATCGTCATCTGCTGGCGCTTGCAGGATTCGCGCATTGGCCGCGCCTGGATGGCCATCCGTGAAGACGAGATCGCCGCCAAGGCCATGGGCATCAACACCCGCGACATGAAACTGCTGGCCTTCGGCATGGGCGCCTCGTTCGGTGGCGTCTCGGGCGCCATGTTCAGCGCGTTCCAGGGCTTCGTTTCGCCCGAATCCTTCAGTCTGATGGAGTCGATCATGATCGTCGCCATGGTGGTGCTCGGCGGCATCGGCCATATCCCCGGCGTGATCCTGGGCGCCGTGCTGCTGTCGGCCCTGCCCGAAGTGCTGCGCTACGTGGCCGGCCCGCTGCAGGCGATGACCGACGGGCGCCTGGACTCGGCCATCTTGCGCCAACTGCTGATCGCGCTGGCGATGATCGTCATCATGCTGCTGCGCCCCCGGGGCCTGTGGCCTGCGCCCGAGCATGGCAAGAGCCTGACACACAAGACCTGA
- a CDS encoding ISAs1 family transposase — translation MIFAQKMEDAPISLLTAFDDLPDPRRRECPHRLDELLLAAICGVISGAESWTSVVQWSQMKLDWLRHYLPYAHGIASHDTFGRVFSLLDASRFEHCFMRWIGGLCPSLEGQHVAIDGKCLRGSHDGARSPIHLVSAWSSTVALTLGQVRTADKSNEITAIPELLQALDIRGSTITIDAMGCHGMPARHRRADCSARCRLRAECEGQSAESCRGHPDLV, via the coding sequence TTGATTTTTGCGCAAAAAATGGAAGATGCCCCAATTTCCCTGCTGACAGCCTTTGATGACCTGCCGGACCCGAGGAGGCGCGAATGCCCGCACCGGCTCGATGAGTTGTTGCTCGCGGCGATCTGCGGGGTGATCAGCGGCGCGGAGAGTTGGACCTCGGTGGTTCAATGGAGCCAGATGAAGCTCGACTGGCTGCGGCACTATCTACCGTATGCCCATGGCATTGCTTCGCACGACACCTTTGGCCGTGTCTTCTCGCTGCTTGACGCCAGCCGGTTCGAGCATTGCTTCATGCGCTGGATTGGTGGCCTGTGTCCCTCGCTGGAGGGCCAGCATGTGGCCATCGATGGCAAGTGCTTGCGCGGCTCGCATGACGGCGCGCGTAGCCCGATTCATCTGGTGTCGGCGTGGAGCAGCACGGTCGCTCTGACGCTGGGCCAAGTGCGCACGGCTGACAAGAGCAACGAGATCACCGCCATCCCGGAGTTGCTGCAAGCGCTGGACATTCGAGGCAGCACCATCACCATCGATGCCATGGGATGCCATGGGATGCCAGCACGACATCGCCGAGCAGATTGTTCGGCGCGGTGCCGACTACGTGCTGAATGTGAAGGGCAATCAGCCGAATCTTGCCGAGGCCATCCAGACCTGGTTTGA